GGCGCCCTGCCCTCGCGGGTGGAGGGGGTCATCGCGCAGCGCATCGGGCACCTGGACGCCGCCCAGCAGGAGCTGCTGCGGGTGGCGAGCGTGGAGGGCGAAGCTTTTACCGCCGAGGTCGTGGCCCAGGTGCAGGGGCTGGCCCCCCGGCAGGTGCTGCGTGACCTCGCGCAGGACCTGGCCCAGCGGCACGCGCTGGTGCAGGAGCGCGGCGACCTGCGGGCCGGTCGGCGGCAGTTGTCGGGCTACCGCTTCGCCCACGCCCTGTTTCAGCATTACCTGTACGGCGGGCTGGGGAGCGGCGAACGGCGGCTGCTGCACGGCGAGGTGGCCCAGGCCATCGAGGCGCTGTACGCCGGGGCGCCTGACCCGGTGCGGCTGGCCTGGCACTACGACCGCGCGGGCGACGGGGAGAGGGCGGCCGGGTTCTACCGCGAGGCCGGAGAGCAGGCGCTGCGTCAGGGCGCGCCGCACGAAGCCGAGCACCTGCTGACCCGGGCGCTGGACCTCACGCCCGGGCCAGAGGCCGAGCGGCGCTTCGAGCTGCTGCTGGTGCGGGAACAGGCGCGCGACCTTCAGGGCCAGCGCGAGACCCAGCGTGAGGACGTGGAGGCGCTGGAGAGCCTGGCCGAGGGGCTGGACGACGGGCGGCGCTGCCAGGCGGCCTTGCGGCGGGCGAACCACGCCGATCTGGTCAGCCACTTTCCGGCCGCCATGGCGGCGGCCGAGCGGGCCGCCGCGCTGGCGGAAAAAGCGGGCCTGCCAACCCGGGTGGCCGAAGCCCACCTGGCCTGGGGCCGCGCCCTGTACCGCCACGGCGCACGTCCGCAAGCCAAGGTGCACCACGAGCTGGCGCTCCAGTTGGCCCAGGCCGCAGGGGACCGCCAGACCCAGGCCGATGCCCTGCGGCACCTCGGGCAGATCGCCTTGGGCGCGGACAAGCGGCTGGCGCAGGACCTGTATGGGCAGGCCCTCGGCCTGTACCGGCAGATCGGCGACCTGCACGGGGAAAATATCGCCCTGCGCTACCTGGGGGTGTGCGCCGTCAACGCGCAGCAGGACGACCGGGCGGCCGCGTTGCTGGAAGAGGGTCTGGCGGGCGCCCGGCGCCTGGGAGACCGCTCGGGGGAGGCCCACGCCAGTTACGCACTGGGGGCACTGGCGCAAAACCAGGGCCGCCTCGCCGACGCCGAGGGGCCGCTTCAGGCCGCCCTGGAGGCCTACCGGCAGACCGGGGAGCGCGTTCAGGAGGCTGCCACCCTGCTGATTCTGGGGTCGATTCGCCTGGAACAGGATGACTTTGATCAGGCCCGGGCCATGTTTCAAGCGGCGCTGCGCATCTGCCGTGAACTCGGCGGCACTCTGCACCTCAGCTCGGTCCTCAAGAATCTCGGCATCCTGGAGCTGGCGCTGGGCAATCATCACCAGGCGCGCGCCTATCTGGAGGACGCGGCGGAGGTTGCCCGCCGCGCCCACAACACCGTCTACGAACACCACGCGCTTTGCCAGCTGGCTTACACCGAACTGTACGGGGGGAATGCGGCGGCGGCCCTGGAACGGGCGCGGCAGGGGGGCGATCCCGGCCGCTTCGCCGAGCCGTGGGCGCTGCTGGCGCTGGGCCGACTGGAGGAGGCCGAGGCGGCCCTCCACAGCCTGCTGCGAGACCCCCAGCCCCTCCGGGAGTGGCAGCGGCTGGCCGCCGACCTGGGGCTGGCCGCCGTCGCGCTGGCGAAGGGCGACCTGCGGGCGGCGCTGGCCCTGGTCGAGGGCATCCTGCCTGCGCTGGGGCGCAGCGACCTGCTCGACGACGTGGCCACCGCCTATCTGGTCTGCTACGAGGTCTTGCAGGCCTGCGGCGACGCGCGGGCCGCCGGAGTGCTGGAGGGCGGCTGGCGGCAGATCGAGCGCCAGACGAGCAGGCTGGACGACGCGGCCCGCGAGCGGTTCATCGCCAACATGCCCAGTCGCCGCCGCTTGGTGGCGGCCTGGAGGGCGTCATGACGGCGCAAGGGGGCGCGGACGTGCAGCGTGGCCCCCGGCGGCGGGGGGCGGCCGCTTGGCCGCCGCCCCCCGCCCAGGGGAGGTGAGGTTCATGTCCACCCTGGCGGTGGAGGGCCTGGAATTCCGGCAGGTCGCCCCCCTGCTGGCCGCGCTGTACCGCGACGGGCTGCTCACCCCGTTCGTGGGGTCGGGCATGAGCCTGGGCGCGCCGGGGCAGCCCGCCTGCACAAGCTGGCGGACCTTCCTCGTGCGGCTGGCGGGGGGCGCGGGCCTGAGGGACCTGCCCGCCGCTTTCGAGGACCCCGCCCGCTCCCCCACCCCCGAACAGTGTTACCGCCTGGCGGACAAGGTCACGATGATGCTGCGCGCCCACCCGCGCCAGGCCCGCGACGAGGTGTTCCGGCGGGCGCTGAAGGAGACGCCGGAGTTCATCCCGCCCACGCCGCAGCTGCGCGCCCTCACGCGCCTGGACTGGCCGCTGGTGCTTTCCACCAACTACGACGACCTGTACTGGGCGGCCCGCCAGGACACGCTGCGCGCCGAGACCCACCCGCCCGAGCCTCTGGCGGTGCTGGGCCGCTCGCTGTCGGATTGCCACCGGGTGCTGCGCTCGCTGTCCGAACCCAGCCGCCCGGTGCTGTGGGCCTTGCAAGGCTACCTGGGCGGTCAGTGCGCGCCGCCGGAAGCCTCGGTGCCCTCCGACGCCCGCCGCCGGACGCTGGCGCTGGAGGTGGTGGCCGGGCACCAGCAGTACCAGCGAGCCATCCACGCCGTGCCGCACTTTCGCCGCGCGTTCGGCGAGGTGTTTCGCCGCCGCTCGCTGCTGTTTTTGGGTTCGGGCCTGCTGGAAAACTACCTGGTCGACCTGTTCAGCGAGATCCTCTACCACCAGGGTCCCGGCCAGATGCCGCACTTCGCCCTGCTGCGGCGCGGCGGCGCCCCGGACCTGTACGACCCGGCCTTTTTGCAAACCCGCCTGGGGGTCGTGCCCGTGTTCTACGACGGGCACGACGAGGTCCCGGCCTTTCTGGAAAGGCTCGCCCACGACGTGCGCTGGACACGCGGCCCGCCGCCCCCCGCCGACTTCGCGCAGGTCGAGGAGATCAGCTATACCCTCCAGCCGCCCCCCTCGGACCACCCGGTGCGCCTGGTGCTGCGGCGGGGGCAGGTGTCGGCGGCGCAGGTGAACTGGGCCGCCGGGGACGCCCTGGTGCTCAGCGCGGGGCGCAGTGCCGGACGCCCGGTTCCGGGAAGCGGGGCACAGGCGCTCGGAGCGCTCGCCCCGTGTCCGGGCGTGAGCCTGCCGCTGGAACCCCGGCGCTGGGCGGCGTCCGCAGCGGGGTCCCAGGCCTTCCAGTACGGGGGCGCGGCCCTGTTCGCCGTGGTGGCGCGGACCTCGCACGAGGGGCGCAACGACCGCGACCTGAGCGTGATCGCCCCCGCCGTCTGCTCGGCCCTGCACGCCGTGGAGCGGACCGGGCAGTACCGCCGCGTGCATGTCCTGCCGGTGGCGGCGGGGCGCAGCGCGCACTGGAACCCCATTCACCCCTTCGCGCAGGTGCTGCGGGGGGTGCGGACGTTCGTCACCCAGGCGCCCGCCCGCACGCTGCGAGAGATCGTGCTGTACATCGACCATCCCGGCGTGTGGCAGCCGCTGATGGCCGGCAAGCTCCCGGTCAGCGCGCTGCTGTCCTCGGACATCGGGCAGTACACCGTGGACCTGCGCGACGCCGCCGGGGAGTCCGAGGTGCTGAGCGTCACCTCGCCCGACGCCACCTCCACGGTGGCCCGGCTCCTCGCCCTGTGCGGGCTGGCCAATCCCGGGGACTGGGAACTTCAGCTCGACCCCCCGCTGGCGGCGGCCCTGACGGTCACGGCGGACACGGTGGTGGTGCCGACGATGACCGTGCTGCTGCGCCCCCGGCCCCGGCCCGCGTGAAGAGGACGGCGGGGGTTGCCGGGGCAACGTCCCTCACCCCAGCATCAGCGTGTGCAGCTCCTCCATCAGCGCCTCGCCCTCGGCGGTGGTGCGGGCGACCACGAAGATGGTGTCTTCCCCGGCGATGGTGCCCACGATGTCGTCGCGGCGCAGGCGGTCGAGCAAGAGGGCCACCCCGGTCGCGTGGCCGTCGGAGGTGCGGATCACCAGCATGTTCTCGCCGCGGTCCACGTCCTTGACGAAATTCTGAAAGAGGCGGCCAAGTTCCTCCTCGACGCCCTGGTGGCCCGCCACCTGCGCGAGCGCGTAGCGGTGACGGCCCTTGCCGATGGGCAATCTCACCAGCCGCAGCTCGTTGATGTCGCGGCTGACGGTCGCCTGGGTGACCTGCACGCCCTCGGCGCGCAGCCGCTCGACCAGCTCAGCCTGGGTGGAGACACTCTCGCGGGCGATGATGTCCTGAATTCGCTTCTGACGCTGGTCCTTGCTGAGCACACGCCATGCTATGCAGCCGGGATGAATAAGGCAATCGGGGAGGGGGAGGTGGGGCGTGGTCAGTGGTCCGTGGTCCGGCCTGCGCGCACCCGCACCGCCTCGTCCAGCAGCCGCCGGGCCACCTCGCGCTTGCTCAGGCGCGGCCAGGCCTCGGCGGAACCGTCCGGGCGCACCAGCGTGACCTCGTTGTCGTCGCCGCCAAAGGCCGTGCCCTCGCGGGTGGGGTAATTGAGCAGGATAAAGTCGGCGTTCTTGCGCGCGGCCTTGGCGGCGGCGCGCTCGACCCCGGCGTGCGTCTCCATCGCAAACCCCACCAGCACGCGCCCGCCCTTCTCTTGCCCCAGCTCGGCCAGGATGTCGGGGTTCGGCGTGAGGGTGACCGTCACGTCGCCCGCGACTTTCGCCTGCTTCTCCCCTGCCCGCTCAGCGGCGCGGTAGTCGGCGACCGCCGCCGTCATCACGACGATCTGTGCGGCTTGCGCGGCTTCCCGCACCGCGTCCCGCAGCTCCAGCGCCGTCTCGATGCGGACCACTTCCACTCCCGGCGGGTCGGGGAGGGTCACCGGGCCGGTCACCAGCGTCACGCGGGCGCCCCGGTCCCGCGCCTCCTCGGCCACCGCGAAGCCCATCTTGCCGCTCGACGGGTTGCTGATAAAGCGCACCGGGTCGAGGTATTCGCGGGTCGGCCCGGCCGAGACGACGACGTGCAGGCCCGCGAGGTCTCGCGGCGCGGGCGGGGCGAGCAGCGCCAGCACCGTCCCCGCGATGTCTTCCGGCTCGGCCATGCGGCCCAGGCCCGACCCCTCGCCGCGCGAGCCGAACGCCCCGACCTCCGGCCCCAGGAAGTGGTGGCCCCAGCCGCGCAGCCGCTCGGCGTTGGCCTGCACCGCCGGATGCCGCCACATCCGCTCGTTCATGGCCGGGACCCACAGCACCGGCCCCTGAACGCTCAGCAGCGTGGCCGAGGCGAGGTCGGAGGCGTGCCCGCCCGCCGCCCGCGCCAGCAGGTCGGCGGAGGCGCCCACGACGACCACCGCGTCTGCCCGCGCCAGCGTGAGGTGCTGGGCGTCGGGGCGCGGGGCGAACCAGGTCTCGTCGGTGGCGACCTCGCCGTCGGCGGCGGTCGCCAGGCTGAGTTCGGTGATGAAGTCCAGCGCGGCCCGGGTGGCGATCACGCGCACCCCGGCCCCGCGCTCGCGCAGCCGCCGCAGCACGGGGGGCGCCTTGACGGCAGCCATGCTGCCCCCGACGATCACGAGAACGAGGGGAGGCGGGGCCAGGACGGACAGGGCGGGCACGGTCACCCGGTCAGTCTAGAGGCCCGGACGCTAGACTTTCCCCATGACCACAACCCTGAATGCGGTGGAGCGCGTGCTCACCGTTTCCGAAGAGGCGACCCGCTGGAACACCTTCGCGCCGCGTTACCAGGCGCTATTGGCCGCCGACCTCGGCGCGGACGCGGTTCCCGGCTGGCTGGCCGAGTGGAGCGCCCTGGACGCCGAGGTGGGGCAGGCGGGCAGCAAGCTCGCCACCCACGCCGACCTGCACACGGACGACCCGCAGGTGCAGGCCCGCTACGCCCGCTTTCTGGAGGAAGTCTCGCCGCAGGTTCAGCGCGCCGAGCAGGCCCTGACCGAAAAGCTGCTGGCGGTGCCTGGCTATGCGCCCGCCCCCGACTTCGCGCTGGCCTACCGCCGCTTTCAGGACGCCGCCGCCCTCTTCCGCGAGGCGAACGTGGAGCTGGGCGTGACGCACCAGGCGCAGATGAACCGCCACGGGGTGATTACCGGCAACCAGACCGTCACCCTGCACGGCGAGGCCCTGACCGTACCGCAGGCCCGCCAGCGGATGGACAGCCCCGACCGCCCGGCCCGCGAGGCCGCCTGGCGGGCGCTGACCCTGAGCGCGGGCGAGGTCGCCCCCCAGCTCGACGCCCTGATGCTGGAGCTGCTGGACACCCGCCGTCAGCTCGCGGCCAACGCCGACCTGCCGGGCTTTCGCGACTTCATGTGGCGGCGGCTCGACCGGGTGGACTACACGCCCCAGGACTGCCGCGCCTTTCACGAGGCCGTGCGGGATGAGGTCGTGCCTCTCGCCGCCCGGATGATGACGGACCTCGCCGCGCGGCTGGGCCTGGAACGCGTGCGGCCCTGGGACTACAACCGCAACAACCTGCTCGACCCCCAGGGGCGCGAGGCCCTGAAGCCTTTCACGAGCGGAGCCGAGCTGGAAACGCTGGCGGGGGCGGCCTTCGAGGGGCTGGACCCGGCGCTCGCCGGGCGCTTCAGGCAGATGCGGGAGGGGGGGCTGCTGGACCTCGAATCGCGCCCGGGCAAGATGACCCACGCCTACTGCCAGTATTTTCCGGTGGACAACCAGCCTTTCGTGCTGATGAACGTGGTGGGCACCGCCGAGGACGTGCGGGTGCTGTTTCACGAGGTCGGGCACGCCTTTCACGGCTTTCTCAGCGGCGAGACGCAGCCGCTGGTGTGGAACCGCTGGAGTCCCATCGAGTTCGTCGAGATTCCCTCCATGGCGATGGAGTTTTTGACGCTCGACCACCTGGGGCACATGTTCTCGCCGGAGGAACTCGCCCGCTACCGCGAAAAGCAGCTTCAGGGTGTGGTCGCCTTCCTGCCTTGGGCCGCGCAGATGGACGCCTTTCAGCACTGGCTGTACGCCGAGGCCGGGGAGCGTCCCAGCGTCGCCGACCTGGACGCCAAGTGGCTGGAACTCGACCGCACCTTCCACCCGTTCGTGAACTGGGACGGGCTGGACGAGGGCGTGCGCGCCAAGGGGTGGCAGTACTACCACGTCTTTCAGGCGCCCTTTTACTACATCGAGTACGCGATGTGTTACCTCGCCGCCGTGGGCATCTGGCGGGAAGCCCGCCAGGACCCGGCCGGGGCGCTGGCGCGCTATCAGGCCAGCCTGCGCCTGGGCAACACCGTCCCGGTGCCCGAGCTGTACCGCGCCGCCGGGGTCGAGTTCCGCTTCGACCGCGACCACATCCGGGGGCTGATGGCGTTTTTGCAAGGGCAGCTGGCGGGCGCCGGAACCTGAGAACCGGGAAGGCCGCGCGCGCGCCCCGCTGCTCACGGCACGACGAGCAGCGGCACCTCGGCGCGGCGCAGCAGGGTCTCGGCCACGCTGCCCAGCAGGATGCGGTCCATCCCCCGGTGGCCGTGGGTGCCCAGCACCAGCAGGTCGGCGCCCTGCGCGGCGGCGAGCAACTCGGCCACCGGGCGCCCGCGCAGGATGCGGAACTCGGCCTGCACCCCGGCCTCCCGGGTGATCGCCAGCGCCGCGTCTCGGGCGCGCTCGGCGTTTTCTTGCAGCAGGCCGCGCACATAGTCGGCGTCCAGCCCGGCCCACTGCACAAAGGGGCTGACCGGCGGTTCCTCGATCACGCTGATCAGCTCGAGCGTGGCGCCCGCCGCGCGGGCCAGCGTCACGGCCCGGCGCAGGGCGCGCAGGCTAGGTTCACTTCCGTCACAGGCGACGACCAGTTTCATGGGTGTCATGGAGCCTCCCCGCAGCGGCGGCGCGGCCACCCCCCGCCCGCTTCGGGGTCCCGGTCTGGTCCGCAGGACGCCGTGCAGGCCAGCCTTTGGCACTAGCGTGCCCTCCGCCACTTGGCCCATGCTCCCCTGACCGGACGCGGGCACACTGGGGGCATGACCACACTTTCCCTCCCCGTGGCTCCCTTTGATCCCGGATCGGCGCTTCCGGAAGCGCGGCTCGCGGTGGGCCGCCTGCTGGCCGACGCCTACGCCCTGGCCTACCCGGACGACCCCCCGCTGCTGCCCGAGCGCGAGGCCCTGAGCCTGACCCACGTCACGCCCGACGAGGCGGCGGCGCATTTCGTGGTCTGGGACGGCCAGGTGCTTGGCGAACGGGCGCTGGGCTGGGGCAGCCTGGAGTACAGCCTGACCCAGAACCGGCATGCCGCGCACGCCCGGCTGACCGTGCACCCGGAGGCGCGCCGCCGGGGCCTGGGCCGCAGCCTCGCCCACGCCCTGCGGGAAGCGGCCCGGCGCGAGGGCCGCCGGGTGGTGACCTTTGGCACGACCGACCGGGCGCCCGCCGGGGAAGCGTTCGCCCGCAGCCTGGGCGCCGAAGCCGCCCTGCCGATGCGCCAGAGCCGCCTGGACCTGGAGGCCCTTTCCCCGGAGCTGCTGGACCGCTGGAGCACCCGCCCGGCGGGGGACCCCTACCGCCTGCACCTGTGGACGCGCTTGCCGGACGAGTTCCTGCCCCGCGCCGCCGACCTGATGATGGTGATGAACACGGCCCCCAAGGGCGAGCTGGAGATGGACGACTGGACGGTCACGCCGGAGATGATCCGCGCCTGGGAAACCATGATCGCCGAGTCGGGCGAGGTCCGCTGGCTGCTGGCCGCCGAGGATACCCGCACGGGCGAGCTGGTCGGCTACACCGAGACCTTCTGGACCCCCGAACGTGCCGCGCTGGTCTACCAGGGCGCGACCGCCGTCCGCCCGCAGGCGCGCGGGCAGGGGCTGGGCAAGTGGCTCAAGGCCGCCATGCTGCGCCACGTGCAGGCCGCCTGCCCCGGCGCCCGCTGGGTCCGCACCAACAACGCCGACGAGAACGCCGCGATGCTGGGCATCAACGTGGCGCTGGGATTCGTGCCGTGGGCCAGCTTCACCGAGTGGCAGCTGCGGCTGGCCTAAGCCGTTCCCCCTCCCCTCGCCCGGACCCGGACGCCCGGATGGGCGCGGCTGTCAGCTCAGCGCGAGGGCCGCAGTCGCCGGGTCCGGGCGCCCGGGGGCGCGCACGCGGCGGCGCATGCCGTCGGCGTACTCGGCCAGGTCGGCCAGCAGGTCGCCCACATCGGCGCGCAGCAGGTACTGGCCGCCGGGCAGCGGGGTCAGGGCCAGGAAGGGCGCGCGGGTCAGCGTATCGAGAATGCTGCGCAGCTCCGCGACGTTCACGCCGCTGCCCAGGCGCTCGGCCAGGCGCGGCACCTGCACGACGCTGTGGGCGGGCTGCGCGGCCAGCGTGAGCAGCACGAAGGAAAAGGCCCCGCGCTGCGCGAGGTGCGCGCCGACCAGTTCCGAGATGCTGGCCGCCGAGGCGAGGTCGAGGTCGCCCGCCTGCCAGTAGGGGCGCAGGTCGATGGGCGAGAGCGGGGCCAGCCGGGCATGTTCGAGCAGCGCGGCCAGCGCTTCCCTGGTCAGGCGCGGGGTGCCCTGGGGCCGCTCGCCCTCGCCCGTGAGCAGCGCCGCGTGGTCGGCGTCCTCGCGCCAGGCGGGGGTCCGCAGCGCACCTTCTTCCAGCGCGACCTTCACCACGTAGCCGTGCGCCCCGAGGTCGGCGTGCAGCCGCGCCACGCCGGGCGCCGGAAAGCTGAGCTGGTAGCCGGTGAGGCGCGCGAGTTCGGCCAGCTGGTCTTCGGCGGCGCTGGGCAGCGGGCCAGGCGCGGCCGCGCGCGACGGGGCGCGGCCCAGCGGGGGGGTCGGCTGGGGGGCCTGCGAAGCGGGCGTCAGCGGCACCAGCGGCGCAGGCGCCGGGGTGCTGGCCGCGCGCCCCGCCGACGGGGACGGCTCGGGCGCGGCCTGCATCCGCACCTCGCGCACGTGGGGGGTGGCGGTCACGACCACGCGCCGGGCCTCGGGAGCGGGCGCAGCCTCCGGGCGGGCAGGCAGCAGCGGCGCGTGCGGCTTGACGATGCCCTCGACCTGATAGCGACCCGGCGCCAGCGGCGTGATCATCAGCACGTCGTTCACGCCGAGATTCTGGTCATGGAAAAGGGGGCGCAGGCCGCGCACGTACCCGGCGGCGCGGTCGATCTCCACCTCGTGTTCGCGGCCCTTGTCGTCCACAAACTGCGCGGGGCCGCTTTCCGGAAAGGTGGCTTCGAGGTATTTGAGGAGGCGCAGGCTGCCTTCTTGCAGGCAGGGGCGGGTGATGATGTAGCGCATTTGTTTCATGCGGGAAAATCCCTCCATTGGGAGCGTTCCGCGCAGAATCACGCAGACGCAGCTAGACGCGGTGAACTCTGGTCAGACCATAGCAGAGTTGTTGCGTGGCCGAGGCCGGGGACACGCGGCCTGCACGGCAGAAAACCGGGTCCCTGTGACAAATCGTACGCCTCTTCCCCCAGCGGGCGGTCCCCTTCCCGTTACACTGCCGGGCATGACGTCTCCCGATGCGCAGGCCCAGGCCCTCGACCTCGTGACCCGCTACTACGGCGCGTTCAACGCCGGGGACGCCGCTGGCATGCTGGGACTGCTGGCCGAAGACGTGCGCCACGACATCAACGAGGGCGAGACGCAAGTCGGTGTGGAGCCTTTTCGCGCCTTTCTGGACAAGATGGACGCCCACTACCGCGAGCGCGCCGAGGATCTCGTGGTGATGGCGACCCCGGACGGAAGGCGCGCCGCCGCCGAGTTCGTGATTCACGGCGAGTACCTCAAGACCGACCCCGGCCTGCCCGAGGCGGCGGGGCAGACCTACGTGCTGCCAGTGGGCGCCTTTTTCGAGGTCAGGGAGGGCAAGATCGCCCGGGTGACGAACCTCTACAACCTGTCGGAGTGGACCCGGCAGGTGAGCGCCGAGCAGGGCGGCGCTTGAGCCTCACCCTGACCCCGGTGGGGGGAGACGAGCTGCGGGCGGCGCTTCCCGACCTCGCCCGGCTGCGCACCGAGGTCTTCCGGGACTTTCCGTACCTGTACCAGGGCAGCGCCGGGTACGAGGAGCGCTACCTCCAGACCTACCTGGAAGCCCCCGGCGCCCTGCTGCTGCTGGTGCGCGACGGCGCCGAGGTGGTGGGGGCGAGCACGGCCCTGCCGCTCATTCACGAGACGGCAGACCTCCAGCGCCCCTTTCTGGCCTCCGAGTTCGGTCCCGCCCAGGTGCTCTACCTCGGGGAAAGTGTGCTGCGGTCCGGGTACCGGGGCCGGGGGTTGGGGCACCGCTTTTTCGACGAGCGGGAGGCGCACGCGCGGCGCCTTGGCCTGCCGGTCACGGCCTTTTGCGCGGTGCAGCGCCCGGCCGACCACCCCGCCCGGCCCAGGGACTACCGCCCGCTGGACCCCTTCTGGAAGGCACGCGGCTACCTGGAGCGCCCCGACCTCGAAACCACCCTGAGCTGGCAGGACCTGGGCGAGGCGGGCGAGACGCCCAAGCCGATGCGCTTCTGGGTGCGGCGGGCGTAACGGGGGCGCGCGCGGCGCCTACTTCTTCTGCCAGGCGCGTGCCCGCAGCGCGTCTACCGCGAACCACACGGCGAGCACGCCCCAGATCAGCGCGGCGACCGCGTTTCCGGCCAGACCGTAGCGCACGGCGAGTACGGCGCACAGCGCGGCGAGCAGCACGCTGAGGATCAGGACGAGGTGGGGCGGAACGCGGCGACCGAACATGTTCCCAGGGTAGCGGGCCACCTCTGGCGGATTCCTGACCGTCCCCGGAGCGCCCGGCGTGCCAGACTCGGAAGCACTGATGCCGGACTACGACGTACTCGTGATGGGGGCGGGCCACAACGCCCTGGTGACGGCGGCCTACGCGGCGAAAGCGGGCCTCAAGGTCGGCGTGTTCGAGCGCCGCCATATCGTCGGCGGGGCCGTCAGCACGGAAGAACTGGTGCCCGGCTACCGCTTCGACTACGGGGGCAGCGCCCATATCCTGATTCGCATGACGCCGGTCGTGCGCGAACTCGAACTGACCCGCCACGGCCTGCACTACCTGGAAGTGGACCCGATGTTCCACGCCTCGGACGGCGAGACGCCGTGGTTCGTCTACCGCGACCCCGACCGCACCGCGCGGGAGCTG
This portion of the Deinococcus budaensis genome encodes:
- a CDS encoding GNAT family N-acetyltransferase; this encodes MSLTLTPVGGDELRAALPDLARLRTEVFRDFPYLYQGSAGYEERYLQTYLEAPGALLLLVRDGAEVVGASTALPLIHETADLQRPFLASEFGPAQVLYLGESVLRSGYRGRGLGHRFFDEREAHARRLGLPVTAFCAVQRPADHPARPRDYRPLDPFWKARGYLERPDLETTLSWQDLGEAGETPKPMRFWVRRA